In Rutidosis leptorrhynchoides isolate AG116_Rl617_1_P2 chromosome 2, CSIRO_AGI_Rlap_v1, whole genome shotgun sequence, one genomic interval encodes:
- the LOC139893024 gene encoding uncharacterized protein isoform X2, producing MDSAAVLRSFHYSVGTVAPLRAASFERPGVVQGSTFGLNLVSSQKKQTRARVSCVKSSEVSVVDMTNGSVEKKTSTFPNGFEELLLSVCDETQIAELKMKIGGFEMHLKRSIKSTGPIISIVSPTEAPPIPSKPMNESAPATSASPPSSKTTPFTNIPMEKSKKLAALEASGAGGYVLVSCPTVGTFRKSRTIKGKKQPVLIKEGDIIKEGQTICYLDQFGTELPVKSDADGEVIKILFDDGEAVGYGDPIVAVLPSFHDINIK from the exons ATGGATTCTGCTGCTGTCTTGCGCTCTTTTCACT ATTCTGTGGGCACTGTTGCACCTTTGCGTGCTGCATCATTTGAGAGACCTGGTGTGGTTCAAGGTTCAACATTTGGTTTGAATCTTGTTTCTTCTCAAAAAAAGCAAACGAGGGCTCGCGTGTCGTGTGTGAAATCATCTGAAGTTTCCGTAGTAGACATGACCAATG GATCAGTGGAGAAGAAGACTTCAACCTTTCCTAATGGCTTTGAA GAACTGCTTTTGAGCGTCTGTGATGAGACACAAATTGCTGAGCTGAAAATGAAA ATTGGCGGATTCGAAATGCATCTAAAGAGAAGCATTAAATCAACGGGACCCATCATCTCTATCGTTTCACCTACAGAAGCACCGCCGATCCCTAGCAAACCGATGAACGAATCGGCCCCTGCCACCTCAGCATCACCACCTTCATCAAAAACAACACCATTTACAAATATCCCAATGGAGAAATCAAAGAAATTGGCAGCACTGGAAGCTTCTGGTGCCGGTGGATATGTTCTTGTCTCATGCCCAACG GTTGGAACATTCCGGAAGAGCAGGACAATCAAAGGGAAGAAGCAGCCTGTGCTCATAAAAGAG GGTGACATTATAAAGGAAGGACAAACCATATGCTATCTGGACCAGTTTGGCACTGAACTTCCAGTGAAG TCGGACGCAGATGGTGAAGTCATAAAGATTCTCTTTGATGATGGAG AGGCAGTTGGTTATGGAGATCCCATTGTTGCAGTGTTGCCCTCGTTTCATGATATCAATATCAAGTAA
- the LOC139893024 gene encoding uncharacterized protein isoform X1 has protein sequence MDSAAVLRSFHYSVGTVAPLRAASFERPGVVQGSTFGLNLVSSQKKQTRARVSCVKSSEVSVVDMTNGSVEKKTSTFPNGFEELLLSVCDETQIAELKMKIGGFEMHLKRSIKSTGPIISIVSPTEAPPIPSKPMNESAPATSASPPSSKTTPFTNIPMEKSKKLAALEASGAGGYVLVSCPTVGTFRKSRTIKGKKQPVLIKEGDIIKEGQTICYLDQFGTELPVKIMIAQSDADGEVIKILFDDGEAVGYGDPIVAVLPSFHDINIK, from the exons ATGGATTCTGCTGCTGTCTTGCGCTCTTTTCACT ATTCTGTGGGCACTGTTGCACCTTTGCGTGCTGCATCATTTGAGAGACCTGGTGTGGTTCAAGGTTCAACATTTGGTTTGAATCTTGTTTCTTCTCAAAAAAAGCAAACGAGGGCTCGCGTGTCGTGTGTGAAATCATCTGAAGTTTCCGTAGTAGACATGACCAATG GATCAGTGGAGAAGAAGACTTCAACCTTTCCTAATGGCTTTGAA GAACTGCTTTTGAGCGTCTGTGATGAGACACAAATTGCTGAGCTGAAAATGAAA ATTGGCGGATTCGAAATGCATCTAAAGAGAAGCATTAAATCAACGGGACCCATCATCTCTATCGTTTCACCTACAGAAGCACCGCCGATCCCTAGCAAACCGATGAACGAATCGGCCCCTGCCACCTCAGCATCACCACCTTCATCAAAAACAACACCATTTACAAATATCCCAATGGAGAAATCAAAGAAATTGGCAGCACTGGAAGCTTCTGGTGCCGGTGGATATGTTCTTGTCTCATGCCCAACG GTTGGAACATTCCGGAAGAGCAGGACAATCAAAGGGAAGAAGCAGCCTGTGCTCATAAAAGAG GGTGACATTATAAAGGAAGGACAAACCATATGCTATCTGGACCAGTTTGGCACTGAACTTCCAGTGAA GATTATGATTGCACAGTCGGACGCAGATGGTGAAGTCATAAAGATTCTCTTTGATGATGGAG AGGCAGTTGGTTATGGAGATCCCATTGTTGCAGTGTTGCCCTCGTTTCATGATATCAATATCAAGTAA